From Octopus sinensis unplaced genomic scaffold, ASM634580v1 Contig18470, whole genome shotgun sequence, one genomic window encodes:
- the LOC115231426 gene encoding zinc finger protein OZF-like, protein MEDVKCLDTFNITVFNDIDSVTETDRDEKPLLNETTVPDQRSIQRNIPEHYCEICRKTFSSEHEVFTHKETHHRKTPHNYGVYGKYFVFNSKLTTQRRTGDKPFHCDICGKSFVSFNKLTRHKRIHTREKSHQCEICGKYFSLSSCLVLHKRTHTGEKPYRCDTCGKSFSGKFSLVVHSRIHAEEKRFRCDLCGKAFTQNSHLVVHKSIHTGEKPFLCDICGKSFVSNNKLTRHTRVHTGERPYHCQICGKSFSASSCLVLHKRTHTGEKPFRCELCGKSFSGKFSLVVHTRIHAREKPFHCGICGKSFSSNSHLVVHKRIHTGEKPFSCEICGKAFISNNKLTRHVRVHTGEKPYHCEICGKSFSVNSCVIVHKRTHTGEKTFHCQLCGKSFLTSTQLKTHKQIHNGGKVFHCEQCGKVFTDNSRFVVHQKMHAGEKPFDCDTCGKAFMQKSHLVVHKLIHTGEKPYRCETCGKSFITNGYLTKHKRSHTGEKPFGCDTCGKFFSTNGNLKTHKRLHTREKPSKCKI, encoded by the exons TTTAACGATATAGACTCGGTTactgagacagacagagatgagaAACCTTTATTGAATGAAACAACAGTTCCTGATCAAAGATCGATCCAGAGAAATATTCCTGAACATTACTGTGAGATCTGTCGGAAAACGTTCTCGTCCGAACACGAAGTTTTCACCCACAAAGAAACACATCATAGAAAGACACCCCACAACTACGGAGTGTATGgtaaatattttgtctttaacAGTAAATTGACAACACAGAGAAGAACTGGAGAcaaaccatttcattgtgatatctgcggAAAATCTTTTGTGTCTTTTAATAAATTAACCAGGCACAAACGGATACATACGAGGGAAAAAAGCCATCAAtgcgaaatctgtggtaaatattTCTCTCTTAGTTCTTGCCTTGTTCTTCATAAACGAACTCACACAGGGGAAAAACCTTACCGTTGCGACACCTGTGGCAAATCGTTCTCAGGTAAATTTAGCCTCGTCGTTCATTCTAGAATCCATGCGGAAGAAAAACGTTTCCGATGTGATTTGTGCGGAAAAGCTTTCACTCAGAATTCTCACCTTGTCGTTCATAAATCCATCCATACCGGAGAGAAACCCTTCCTCTGTGATATCTGCGGAAAATCTTTCGTGTCGAACAATAAGCTGACGAGGCATACGAGGGTCCACACGGGAGAAAGGCCTTATCATTGTCAGATCTGTGGCAAGTCCTTTTCTGCGAGTTCTTGCCTTGTTCTTCATAAACGAACTCATACGGGGGAAAAACCATTCCGTTGTGAATTATGCGGAAAGTCGTTCTCGGGTAAGTTCAGCCTTGTAGTTCACACCAGGATTCATGCCAGAGAAAAGCCATTCCACTGCGGAATCTGCGGAAAATCCTTCTCTAGTAATTCTCATCTTGTCGTCCACAAACGGATTCACACGGGCGAGAAACCGTTCAgctgtgaaatctgtggaaaaGCTTTTATCTCGAATAATAAATTGACAAGACACGTGAGGGTCCACACCGGAGAAAAACCCTATCATTGTGAGATTTGCGGAAAATCCTTTTCCGTTAATTCTTGCGTTATCGTTCATAAGAGGACCCACACGGGGGAAAAAACCTTCCATTGCCAgctctgtggtaaatcgttcctCACCAGCACCCAGTTAAAAACCCACAAGCAAATACACAACGGCGGAAAAGTGTTCCACTGCGAACAATGTGGCAAAGTTTTTACTGATAATTCTCGTTTTGTAGTTCATCAGAAAATGCACGCAGGGGAAAAACCATTCGACTGTGACACTTGTGGAAAGGCGTTCATGCAGAAATCTCATCTTGTAGTTCACAAACTTATCCACacgggagagaaaccgtatcgTTGTGAAACTTGTGGAAAGTCTTTTATTACTAACGGTTACTTAACAAAACACAAACGTTCAcacacaggagaaaagccattcgGGTGTGACACATGTGGAAAGTTTTTTTCCACAAATGGTAATTTAAAGACAC ATAAACGACTTCATACTAGAGAGAAACCTTCCAAATGTAAAATCTGA